From a single Penaeus vannamei isolate JL-2024 chromosome 25, ASM4276789v1, whole genome shotgun sequence genomic region:
- the LOC113823454 gene encoding zonadhesin, translating to MKVSLLIVALAAVASAARLRHQSSSAPTSLYVHTQEEENPSYSTSYSVANDDTHDHKVVEESLMDSVTRGSYQYLRPDGVLQVVRYVVTKDGGYQAEVEELPGPGLSAEQKTPTQSYAAPEVKVQQPTQSYAAPEVKVQQPTQSYAAPEVKVQQPTQSYAAPEIKVEQPTQSYAAPEVKVQPIQSYAAPEIKVEQPTQSYAAPEIKVEQPTQSYAAPEIKVEQPTLSYSVPEIKIEEPTQSYIAPEEPVQTYIAPEEPVQTYIAPEIKIEEPTLTYIAPEEPVQTYIAPEIKIEEPTLTYIAPEEPVQTYIAPEEPVQTYIAPEIKIEEPTLTYIAPEEPVQTYIAPEEPVQTYIAPEEPVQTYIAPEIKIEEPTLTYIAPEEPVQTYIAPEIKIEEPTITYIAPEEPVQTYIAPEEPVQTYIAPEIKIEEPTITYIAPEEPVQTYIAPEIKIEEPTLSYIAPEEPAQLYIVPDTKEEPVVQLYEAPEETPILVYEAPEETPTQVYGVPEETPTQVYGVPEETPTQVYGVPEETPTLVYGVPEETPTQVYGVPEETPTLVYEAPVIKLEEPASLYEVPSEAPVLSYETPDISTIPLSSPVFAVFDVSEDTHVEHAHDHGQDHATAHDHGHGHEHSHGHDHGHAQVHHAPSHAYAHAPAPQRPIPVPFSFPVAPLGLHFPAPPSRPSYPVIRQPPVRKPSGFSLSFFDKFRLPFLQGFKLPSYKAFKLPFQ from the coding sequence GTCTCCCTCCTCATCGTCGCGCTCGCCGCCGTGGCCTCCGCCGCCCGCCTCCGCCACCAGTCCTCCTCGGCGCCCACGAGTCTCTACGTCCACACCCAAGAGGAGGAAAACCCTTCTTACTCGACCTCCTACTCCGTGGCCAACGATGACACGCACGACCACAAAGTCGTCGAGGAGTCCCTGATGGATTCCGTGACGAGGGGCTCCTACCAGTACCTCAGACCCGACGGCGTCCTGCAGGTGGTGAGGTACGTGGTCACCAAGGACGGAGGATaccaggcggaggtggaggagctcCCCGGCCCTGGATTATCCGCCGAACAGAAAACGCCGACTCAGTCCTATGCAGCCCCAGAGGTCAAGGTGCAACAACCAACTCAGTCCTATGCGGCCCCAGAAGTCAAGGTGCAACAACCAACTCAGTCCTACGCGGCCCCAGAAGTCAAGGTGCAACAACCAACTCAGTCCTACGCGGCCCCAGAAATCAAGGTGGAACAGCCAACTCAGTCTTACGCGGCCCCAGAAGTTAAGGTGCAACCAATTCAGTCCTACGCGGCCCCAGAAATCAAGGTGGAACAGCCAACTCAGTCCTACGCAGCCCCAGAAATCAAGGTGGAACAGCCAACTCAGTCCTACGCAGCCCCAGAAATCAAGGTGGAACAGCCAACACTGTCGTACTCTGTTCCAGAAATCAAGATAGAAGAACCAACACAGTCTTACATTGCCCCAGAAGAGCCCGTACAGACCTACATTGCCCCAGAAGAGCCCGTACAGACCTACATTGCCCCAGAAATCAAGATCGAAGAACCAACTCTAACTTACATTGCCCCAGAAGAGCCCGTACAGACCTACATTGCCCCAGAAATCAAGATCGAAGAACCAACTCTAACTTACATTGCCCCAGAAGAGCCCGTACAGACCTACATTGCCCCAGAAGAGCCCGTACAGACCTACATTGCCCCAGAAATTAAGATCGAAGAACCAACTCTAACTTACATTGCCCCAGAAGAGCCCGTACAGACCTACATTGCCCCAGAAGAGCCCGTACAGACCTACATTGCCCCAGAAGAACCCGTACAGACCTACATTGCCCCAGAAATCAAGATCGAAGAACCAACTCTAACTTACATTGCCCCAGAAGAGCCCGTACAGACCTACATTGCCCCAGAAATCAAGATCGAAGAACCAACTATAACTTACATTGCCCCAGAAGAGCCCGTACAGACCTACATTGCCCCAGAAGAGCCCGTACAGACCTACATTGCCCCAGAGATCAAGATCGAAGAACCAACTATAACTTACATTGCCCCAGAAGAGCCCGTACAGACCTACATTGCCCCAGAAATCAAGATCGAAGAGCCAACTCTGTCGTACATCGCTCCAGAAGAACCAGCTCAGTTATACATCGTTCCAGACACAAAAGAAGAGCCAGTCGTCCAGCTCTATGAAGCTCCTGAAGAGACCCCGATCCTGGTCTACGAAGCCCCCGAAGAGACCCCCACCCAGGTTTACGGAGTCCCAGAAGAGACCCCCACCCAGGTTTACGGAGTCCCAGAAGAGACCCCCACCCAGGTCTACGGAGTCCCAGAAGAGACCCCCACCCTGGTCTACGGAGTCCCAGAAGAAACCCCCACCCAGGTCTACGGAGTCCCAGAAGAGACCCCCACCCTGGTCTACGAAGCCCCAGTGATCAAGCTCGAGGAACCCGCCTCCCTGTACGAAGTCCCAAGCGAGGCCCCGGTCCTGTCCTACGAGACCCCGGACATCAGCACGATCCCTCTCTCCAGCCCCGTCTTCGCAGTCTTCGACGTCTCGGAAGACACCCACGTCGAGCATGCCCATGACCACGGACAGGACCATGCCACTGCCCACGATCACGGCCACGGGCACGAACATAGCCACGGACATGACCACGGCCACGCTCAAGTCCACCACGCTCCCAGTCACGCCTACGCCCACGCCCCAGCTCCCCAGCGCCCGATCCCCgtgcccttctccttccccgtggCGCCGCTGGGCCTGCACTTCCCCGCCCCCCCTAGTCGCCCCAGCTACCCCGTCATCCGCCAGCCACCAGTGCGAAAGCCCTCTGGATTCTCCCTCAGCTTCTTCGACAAGTTCAGACTCCCCTTCCTGCAGGGATTCAAGCTCCCCTCCTATAAGGCGTTCAAGCTCCCCTTCCAGTAA